From one Zhongshania sp. R06B22 genomic stretch:
- a CDS encoding coniferyl aldehyde dehydrogenase, giving the protein MNTALNEPLQKYDDASAIRDILDQQRDSFNLDGYPDIKIRLNRLDRLAKLLKENKVLISEAICSDFSNRSNFENVVFDVLAVLESIKYLRKRTAGWMKPDNRGANFPLNLFGAKAQVFYQPLGVIGIMAPWNFPSNLIFSPLANVLSAGNRAILKPSEVTPATSALIAELVPKYFAAEEVSVVTGGQETSAAFSAQPFDHLIFTGAPSIAKHVMRAAAENLVPLTLELGGKCPVVLGRDANMKSAVERIMTFKTLNSGQICLAPDYTFMKKEQVPEFIELCKKYVKDTFGTLSTNDDYCSIINPRHRARIVGYLDDAKQRGTEIIPLSDDIGLEKHADHHKLAPSLVIDPAYDSKIMTEEIFGPALPVKTYENISEVIDYINAGERPLALYYFGHSKQESELLKTNTTSGGMVVNDVAAHILQDNLPFGGVGNSGMGCYHGFDGFRQFSHAKAYYKQGAISLTSFLKAPRSNAVLKVFEKIMG; this is encoded by the coding sequence ATGAACACCGCACTAAATGAACCGCTACAAAAATATGATGACGCCAGTGCTATTAGAGATATCTTAGATCAGCAACGAGATAGTTTTAACTTAGATGGCTACCCCGATATAAAAATTCGACTGAACCGCTTAGATCGCTTAGCGAAATTACTTAAAGAAAACAAAGTCCTTATTTCTGAGGCTATATGCAGCGACTTCAGTAATCGCTCAAATTTTGAGAATGTGGTTTTTGATGTACTGGCGGTATTAGAGAGTATTAAGTATTTGCGTAAACGCACAGCTGGCTGGATGAAGCCAGATAACCGTGGGGCAAATTTCCCTCTTAACTTATTCGGTGCCAAGGCCCAAGTATTTTATCAACCATTGGGAGTAATCGGCATTATGGCGCCGTGGAATTTCCCTTCAAATCTCATCTTTTCGCCGCTGGCGAATGTCTTGTCTGCTGGTAACCGAGCTATTCTTAAACCCTCTGAAGTCACGCCGGCTACGTCCGCGTTGATTGCTGAGCTGGTGCCAAAGTATTTCGCGGCGGAAGAGGTGAGCGTGGTAACTGGAGGTCAAGAAACATCCGCAGCCTTTAGCGCTCAGCCTTTTGATCACCTAATCTTCACCGGAGCGCCGTCAATCGCAAAGCATGTTATGCGCGCGGCAGCTGAAAACCTCGTACCCCTAACCCTAGAGCTAGGTGGTAAGTGCCCTGTCGTACTAGGCCGCGACGCCAATATGAAAAGTGCTGTCGAGCGAATCATGACATTCAAAACCTTGAATTCCGGTCAAATCTGTCTCGCGCCTGATTACACATTTATGAAGAAAGAACAGGTTCCCGAATTTATCGAGCTCTGTAAAAAGTACGTAAAGGACACATTTGGCACACTCTCCACTAACGATGACTATTGCTCCATTATCAACCCACGTCATCGCGCAAGAATAGTCGGCTACCTAGATGATGCAAAGCAGCGTGGCACTGAAATCATTCCCTTAAGTGATGACATCGGTTTAGAAAAGCATGCGGACCACCACAAATTAGCGCCAAGTTTGGTGATCGATCCTGCGTATGACAGCAAGATCATGACAGAGGAAATATTTGGCCCCGCGCTGCCAGTTAAAACCTATGAAAATATTAGTGAAGTTATCGACTATATAAACGCCGGCGAGAGACCACTTGCACTCTACTACTTCGGGCATTCCAAGCAAGAGTCAGAGCTACTTAAAACTAATACCACGTCTGGCGGAATGGTTGTGAATGATGTCGCCGCCCATATACTTCAAGACAATCTGCCTTTTGGCGGTGTCGGCAATAGCGGCATGGGCTGCTATCACGGCTTTGATGGCTTCCGTCAGTTCAGCCACGCCAAGGCGTATTATAAGCAGGGGGCGATTAGCCTGACCTCTTTTCTAAAAGCGCCGCGATCGAATGCGGTACTTAAAGTATTTGAAAAGATTATGGGTTGA
- a CDS encoding DUF445 domain-containing protein yields the protein MVWTELIPYLIIAPLTAGVGWLTNLLGIKMMFYPVNFVGIGQFFGWQGIIPRLRIRLIRNLVNMSVAKICSPKELVAVLDDGDSVRYIQEMIGPHINDWIEDVLVEENVQSWNYAPDMVKRAVFSKVQDKLPDVARGILKEFGDRADHLVDFTAIAESQVRDNPEVLNELFLRCAGNELRFVIRSGLLFGFPLGCIQALCWYLFPHIWVLPAFGVFVGAGTNWIALKMIAHPAEAKMIGPFKIQGLYLRRQQEVSRDFAEVFTTQFFSPKAFVDYLWGGPNSMEVHRIVNRHVTRALNKNMLGKIAAQLAVSPEAFRDLKKKSVEYTAGRIIERIDNPEANQQLAKPIIDLICKRMAALKPKEFQQLLLPAFEQDQLLVVLLGGVLGGLVGFAQLVWLFGVSL from the coding sequence GTGGTTTGGACAGAGCTAATACCGTATTTAATTATAGCGCCCTTAACGGCAGGTGTCGGATGGCTGACTAACCTCTTGGGCATCAAGATGATGTTTTACCCAGTGAATTTTGTGGGAATTGGTCAGTTTTTTGGCTGGCAGGGCATCATCCCTCGTCTGCGGATACGTTTGATTCGAAATTTGGTGAATATGTCGGTAGCCAAAATCTGCTCACCAAAAGAACTTGTTGCGGTCTTAGATGACGGTGACTCTGTTCGTTATATCCAAGAAATGATCGGGCCTCATATCAATGATTGGATAGAAGATGTACTGGTAGAGGAGAACGTTCAATCTTGGAATTATGCTCCTGATATGGTGAAAAGGGCTGTTTTTTCTAAGGTTCAAGACAAGTTGCCGGATGTGGCTAGGGGAATACTCAAGGAGTTTGGTGACCGCGCGGACCATTTGGTGGATTTTACTGCCATTGCAGAGAGCCAGGTGCGTGATAACCCAGAAGTGCTCAATGAGTTGTTTCTGCGTTGTGCGGGCAACGAGCTGCGTTTTGTTATTCGTTCAGGATTATTGTTTGGTTTTCCCCTGGGGTGTATACAGGCCTTGTGTTGGTATCTGTTTCCACATATTTGGGTTCTCCCTGCCTTTGGCGTATTTGTTGGCGCTGGCACAAACTGGATCGCGCTGAAGATGATCGCGCATCCAGCTGAGGCAAAAATGATCGGTCCATTTAAAATTCAGGGCCTCTATTTGCGTAGACAGCAGGAGGTGAGTCGAGACTTTGCGGAAGTATTTACCACTCAGTTCTTTAGTCCTAAAGCCTTTGTAGACTATTTGTGGGGTGGGCCTAACAGTATGGAAGTGCATCGTATTGTTAATCGCCACGTTACCAGAGCCTTGAATAAAAACATGCTGGGAAAAATCGCCGCTCAATTGGCCGTCAGTCCAGAAGCGTTTAGAGATTTGAAGAAGAAATCAGTGGAATATACTGCGGGCCGGATCATTGAAAGAATCGATAATCCGGAGGCCAATCAACAGTTGGCGAAACCGATTATCGACTTGATTTGCAAGCGAATGGCGGCCTTAAAGCCCAAGGAGTTTCAGCAGCTACTATTACCTGCTTTTGAGCAGGATCAGTTATTAGTGGTGCTTCTGGGCGGCGTGCTCGGTGGTTTGGTAGGCTTTGCGCAGTTAGTCTGGTTGTTTGGCGTCTCCTTGTAA
- a CDS encoding helix-turn-helix transcriptional regulator — MENNNQSSNASEIVDLLDIIGEVNLTASFSGLVARSLAAHGLNVENVFSDVGLAIPSVNNPIERISFEQFGALIDYITDKSGDPCIGVKIFAGIKAADLSALGFAISCSTTLIGVAERLQRFLPYLISAGHFDMIEEEEHILLVISAPASPLAQMETFDRVLECFVAAVISIIREIRDVGTGFSQVFLRRCSSPNVESYLEGFAQCEFIVNAPFDGMRISRRSAIELLPSANPEMAMLNDKLLTEQLNRIFKSNIIYRVEQLVVEGLEKGHFGKADIAKELAMSERTLHQKLEEKGAAFGDIVTRIRRNLAMQYVKAGDLRINQVAYKLGFASASNFSRSFKQWTGCSPKEFKEL; from the coding sequence ATGGAAAATAATAATCAAAGCTCAAATGCCAGTGAGATAGTTGATCTTCTCGATATTATCGGCGAAGTAAATCTTACGGCCAGTTTTAGCGGTCTAGTTGCCAGATCGCTGGCGGCTCATGGGCTTAACGTGGAGAATGTTTTTTCAGACGTAGGCTTAGCTATACCGTCGGTTAATAACCCGATCGAGCGCATCTCTTTTGAACAGTTTGGTGCGTTGATAGATTATATTACGGATAAGTCTGGTGACCCCTGTATTGGGGTTAAAATATTTGCCGGAATTAAGGCCGCTGATCTTAGCGCCCTAGGGTTTGCTATTTCCTGCAGTACCACCTTGATCGGTGTAGCTGAGCGGTTGCAGCGGTTTTTGCCCTATCTTATTTCAGCGGGTCATTTTGATATGATCGAGGAAGAAGAGCATATTCTTTTGGTGATCTCAGCGCCAGCGAGTCCTTTGGCGCAGATGGAGACATTTGATAGGGTTTTAGAGTGTTTTGTCGCTGCAGTTATTTCTATTATTCGAGAGATTCGAGATGTTGGGACGGGGTTCTCCCAAGTTTTCCTTAGGCGCTGTTCTAGTCCAAATGTCGAATCCTATCTTGAGGGCTTTGCGCAGTGCGAATTCATTGTTAATGCGCCTTTTGATGGTATGAGAATTTCCCGCAGGAGCGCTATAGAGTTATTGCCCAGCGCAAATCCAGAAATGGCAATGCTCAATGACAAGTTGTTAACAGAGCAGTTAAATAGAATATTTAAGTCGAATATTATCTATCGGGTGGAACAGCTAGTGGTAGAGGGCTTGGAAAAGGGCCATTTTGGCAAGGCTGATATTGCTAAGGAGTTGGCGATGAGTGAGAGAACGCTGCACCAAAAATTAGAAGAAAAGGGCGCAGCGTTTGGTGACATAGTTACCCGGATCCGCCGAAATTTGGCAATGCAATATGTAAAAGCTGGCGATCTGCGTATTAATCAAGTCGCTTATAAGCTTGGTTTTGCCAGTGCGAGCAATTTTTCTCGCTCCTTTAAGCAGTGGACAGGATGCTCTCCCAAAGAGTTTAAAGAACTATAA
- a CDS encoding oxygenase MpaB family protein → MANSSSATQQKDANPAPVKKLARLNFNSHLNDELVEQTFGTEILREARARLETTEFQEMLNRLFQTGDVTSDTLAKKMRDPKVKSDYQTAISKGLDAVDEPCEELINFMNHAVNIPSFFDRELIEVGAEVFLTRFNPLTFFAFGWPCAGLQGASVGIAAAAWMTNQPPEAMSLMDNIKRDAAYPRLVVRFLETFRWFTEVAQPGAGQLYSNAFEANCRVRMIHSHVRNSVKVDQANWKFTPPLGWNTDELGTPLSAAEGSIVVTTLATAIMLAKRKLSMQVSQREMDGLFQFTSYLNYMQGVPEELLFDNAHDTSVYFAAYLMSMDPNCYKDAVDATYYGIQNLHLEKSLFPDSKVTQILMSGLLQASWQEIYGNRHQEFYKTQKPALWAKTLFRSVKIGAKGVNMASKYSPFLKRKLNDSGLALWNDLFPNAEKKIKQHYKSVTNGTELA, encoded by the coding sequence ATGGCTAACTCATCAAGCGCGACGCAACAAAAAGACGCAAACCCAGCACCAGTAAAGAAGCTTGCTCGACTAAATTTTAACTCTCACCTAAATGACGAGTTGGTAGAGCAAACATTTGGCACAGAAATCTTACGAGAAGCGAGAGCACGGCTAGAGACCACAGAATTTCAGGAAATGCTGAACCGCCTATTTCAAACCGGCGATGTGACGTCTGATACCCTCGCCAAGAAAATGAGGGATCCCAAGGTAAAAAGCGATTATCAGACTGCCATTAGCAAAGGACTCGATGCGGTCGATGAACCATGCGAAGAACTCATTAACTTTATGAACCACGCCGTCAACATCCCGTCTTTTTTTGATCGGGAGCTTATCGAGGTCGGCGCGGAGGTCTTTTTAACCCGTTTCAACCCACTCACATTTTTTGCCTTTGGTTGGCCCTGCGCTGGACTCCAAGGCGCGTCCGTCGGTATAGCGGCGGCAGCCTGGATGACGAACCAGCCGCCAGAAGCAATGTCGCTAATGGATAATATCAAACGCGATGCAGCCTATCCCCGCTTGGTAGTGCGCTTTTTAGAAACGTTTAGATGGTTCACCGAAGTCGCCCAACCCGGCGCCGGACAGCTATACAGTAACGCCTTTGAGGCAAACTGCCGGGTACGGATGATCCACTCCCACGTACGCAATAGCGTGAAGGTCGATCAGGCTAACTGGAAGTTCACCCCGCCCCTAGGCTGGAATACCGATGAGCTGGGTACCCCACTCTCTGCCGCCGAAGGCTCAATTGTTGTAACCACATTAGCAACTGCGATCATGCTAGCTAAACGAAAATTAAGCATGCAAGTTAGTCAACGTGAAATGGATGGCCTCTTTCAATTCACCAGCTATCTTAACTATATGCAAGGGGTTCCCGAGGAACTGCTTTTCGACAATGCTCATGATACCTCGGTATACTTTGCAGCCTACCTAATGTCGATGGATCCCAACTGCTACAAAGACGCAGTAGACGCCACCTATTACGGGATACAGAATCTCCACCTTGAAAAAAGCTTGTTCCCCGATTCAAAAGTAACTCAGATACTGATGAGCGGTTTACTGCAAGCTTCGTGGCAGGAGATTTACGGCAACCGCCACCAGGAGTTTTACAAAACGCAAAAGCCGGCGCTATGGGCGAAGACACTGTTTAGATCAGTCAAGATCGGTGCCAAGGGCGTAAATATGGCCAGTAAGTATTCACCTTTTCTTAAACGCAAACTTAATGACTCAGGGCTCGCGCTGTGGAATGACCTATTCCCTAATGCTGAGAAAAAAATAAAGCAGCACTATAAATCCGTTACTAACGGTACTGAGCTAGCATAA
- a CDS encoding cytochrome P450 produces the protein MNTTSANIVAKRSVVEKSSIALALDSNDKAAIRRYQKNTPKPDISHIPGDNGLPFLGHFFPFVNDIHGWLDKQYQQHGPVFKFRSPIIDAVVLIGPEANKLAFQNEGQILSNYLAWSPTFETLFDNSLLARDFKDHKIHRKTLQAAFKRPAIEGHMALMNPLIKDDLATWPKGKTINSMNHIKTLLLNAGANVFLGSKTGENTDKINQAFIDIVAGTSDPIRSKAIWFSPYAKGVKGNKTISKYIFDNIKERRATESRDMFSYLCNLRDDNGELMSDKAIRDNLIFLLFAAHDTTTSALSAVLYALASNPDWQEELREEMLGLNKEFLEFDDIDKMEKTSWTISEALRMYPALHGMPRYALKEFEFKGHTIPANSNILVSAVMSHYMPEYWTAPYTFDPLRFSPERAEDKKDFYQYIPFGGGAHKCLGMHFAQVQAKMFLFYLLKSNRVSKDPKMTSYKVNRVPLAFPTDGLPLKFTAI, from the coding sequence GTGAATACTACATCAGCAAATATAGTAGCAAAACGCAGCGTGGTGGAAAAATCCAGCATCGCGCTAGCGCTGGATAGCAACGACAAAGCGGCTATTCGGCGCTACCAAAAAAACACACCAAAACCGGATATAAGTCATATCCCGGGAGACAACGGTCTACCCTTTTTAGGCCATTTTTTCCCATTCGTTAATGACATTCACGGCTGGCTAGATAAGCAATATCAGCAGCACGGCCCAGTTTTCAAATTTCGCAGCCCTATTATCGACGCGGTAGTCTTAATCGGACCAGAAGCCAACAAGCTTGCCTTTCAAAACGAAGGCCAAATTTTATCAAACTATCTGGCGTGGAGCCCGACGTTTGAAACGCTTTTCGATAACAGTCTGCTAGCGCGTGACTTTAAGGATCACAAAATTCATCGCAAGACCCTGCAGGCTGCGTTTAAGCGGCCTGCGATAGAAGGTCACATGGCTCTAATGAATCCTTTAATAAAGGACGACTTAGCAACATGGCCAAAGGGTAAAACCATTAACAGCATGAACCACATTAAGACACTGCTGCTAAATGCTGGCGCCAATGTTTTTCTCGGCTCTAAAACCGGCGAAAATACAGATAAGATAAACCAGGCTTTTATTGATATCGTAGCGGGCACATCTGACCCAATACGTAGCAAAGCTATTTGGTTTTCGCCCTACGCAAAAGGTGTAAAGGGAAACAAAACGATAAGTAAATATATTTTCGATAACATCAAGGAGCGCAGAGCTACCGAAAGTCGGGATATGTTTTCTTATTTATGTAATCTCCGCGATGATAATGGCGAACTAATGAGCGACAAGGCCATTAGGGACAACCTAATATTCCTATTATTTGCCGCGCATGACACTACAACCAGTGCACTAAGTGCGGTACTTTATGCGCTTGCCTCAAACCCAGATTGGCAGGAAGAACTTCGTGAAGAGATGCTCGGTCTTAATAAGGAGTTTCTTGAGTTTGACGACATAGATAAGATGGAGAAGACCAGCTGGACCATTAGTGAGGCGCTTAGAATGTACCCTGCGCTACACGGAATGCCACGCTACGCATTAAAAGAGTTTGAATTTAAGGGCCACACAATCCCAGCTAATAGTAATATTTTAGTATCAGCTGTTATGAGCCACTACATGCCGGAATACTGGACAGCTCCCTATACATTCGATCCACTTAGATTTTCACCGGAGAGAGCAGAGGATAAAAAAGACTTTTATCAATACATTCCCTTCGGTGGCGGCGCTCACAAATGCCTCGGAATGCACTTTGCTCAGGTGCAGGCAAAAATGTTTCTTTTCTATTTACTAAAATCGAATCGCGTAAGCAAAGATCCAAAGATGACATCCTACAAAGTTAACCGAGTGCCACTTGCCTTCCCTACGGATGGCTTGCCACTTAAATTCACAGCGATTTAA
- a CDS encoding cytochrome C oxidase subunit IV family protein: MSGELSSRSFLVTTASVYIILLVITVFSFVVIEADWFINHLPKRSAEILVIMLVGLKASLITDYFMELHYAPKWLRGSMYFWILAVSGALIFIIMSGLRY; the protein is encoded by the coding sequence ATGAGTGGTGAACTAAGTTCGCGTAGTTTTTTGGTAACGACGGCTTCGGTCTATATAATCCTTTTAGTTATTACGGTTTTTTCGTTTGTAGTAATTGAGGCTGACTGGTTTATTAACCATCTGCCCAAGCGCAGCGCCGAAATTTTAGTCATTATGTTGGTTGGCCTGAAGGCTAGTTTGATCACGGACTATTTTATGGAGTTACACTACGCACCTAAATGGCTGCGTGGATCAATGTACTTCTGGATCCTTGCTGTGAGCGGCGCGCTTATTTTCATTATTATGTCTGGCCTTAGATATTAG
- a CDS encoding cytochrome c oxidase subunit 3 translates to MNRELTVKAGSHVPVEAGFWVLIFGDLVVFGAMFVAFMLRRFESPETYQVFVDGSQSLNQGVGLINTLVLLTSSFFVARAVILYRSGKPSASANALLSGLALSLLFVFFKLFEYVEKINAGIGVTSSRFYEFYFTFTGIHLMHVLIGACLLTWLRSRCKQEAANGSSSSIGLLEGVGVYWHMVDLLWLLLFSLFYLVP, encoded by the coding sequence ATGAATAGAGAACTTACTGTCAAGGCCGGCTCTCATGTACCTGTGGAGGCCGGTTTTTGGGTGCTTATATTTGGTGATCTTGTGGTTTTTGGAGCGATGTTTGTGGCATTTATGCTGCGCCGCTTCGAGAGCCCGGAAACCTATCAGGTCTTTGTGGACGGCTCGCAGTCCTTAAATCAGGGTGTTGGTCTGATAAATACCCTAGTTCTATTGACGAGTTCCTTTTTCGTAGCAAGGGCCGTGATCCTTTATAGATCAGGCAAGCCATCTGCGAGCGCAAACGCCCTCTTATCGGGACTCGCCCTTAGTCTCCTATTTGTATTCTTTAAGCTCTTTGAATATGTGGAAAAGATCAATGCCGGCATTGGGGTCACCAGTAGCCGATTCTATGAATTCTACTTTACCTTCACCGGCATTCATCTGATGCATGTGCTGATCGGTGCATGTTTACTCACCTGGTTGCGCAGTCGATGCAAGCAGGAGGCCGCAAATGGTAGTTCCTCTAGTATAGGTTTACTCGAAGGAGTGGGTGTCTATTGGCATATGGTAGATCTACTTTGGCTGCTGTTATTCTCTTTGTTCTATTTGGTGCCATAG